Below is a genomic region from Petrotoga sp. 9PW.55.5.1.
TAGAATAATATTATGTTAAACAGCTATTGGAAGTATGGAGATAATAATATTTTAATTTTGTGATATAATTTGAAAAGTTATCTAAATATTAGCTATTTAATTAAGATAAGGAACATATTTAGGAGGATGAATTTTGAGTAGCAAATCAAGATTAGGATCGTTTTTATTTTTATTGGTTTTGTTTTTATTGCCAGTTTATTTTTTCGCTTCCAAAAGTATTTTAATTTTGAACTCATATAATCCGGGATTTTCATGGTCAGATAGTGAATTAGAAGGATTGAAAACAGTATTAGATAATGTGGAAGATTTAGAGTTTTATGTAGAATACATGGATACAAAAAGATTTGGTGATGAAGAAAGTTTGATATTTTTTAGGGAATATCTAGAAAAGAAATTTGTGGGTTTTAATTTTGATATTATATTGACTCTTGATAATAACGCATTTGATTTTGTTTTGGATAATTATGAAGCTCTTTTTAAACCTACTCCTATAATTTATGGGGGTATAAATTATTACCAAGACTATGATTTAGATCATTTGAATTTTGCTAGCGGTGTTGTAGAAAAACATGATATTTATGAAACTTTAGAATTAGCTTTAAAATTGCAACCAAGTACTGAAAATATTTACATTGTAGTTGATAATAACACAAAAACCGGCATGCTTTTCAAAAATGAATTACACAATGAAATAATACCCAATTATCCTAATATCAATTTCATTTTTTTGACTGAATCTTTAGAACAAATAAAAGAAAACCTATTGAATCCGTTAGATAATTCTCTGGTTTTACTTTTATCTTATAGCAGAGATGAACATGGAAATTTTTATGATTATAATGAAATTGGAGAGTACATGAACCAATTTAAAAATATACCTATTTATACAACAGCCAGTGTTTATATGAATTATGATGTTTTGGGTGGCAAAATTACAAGTGCCTTTGATCAAGGTAAAATAATGGGAGAAATAGCTCTGAAAGTCTTACAAGGTAATGATATCTCAGGTTTACCAAGGGTATATTTTCCTAAAAACGAATATGTTTTTAACTTCTTAGAACTAGAAAGATTGGGAATTACAGCTCATCAACTCCCTCCAGATTCAATAATATTAAATCAACCGCTTTCTTTCCATGAAAGAAATCCAATAATTTTCTGGATAATGATAATACTTACCCCAACTTTTATAGGTTTCTTTTATCTTATAACAGAAGACAACAGAAAATTAAAAGTCATAATAGAAGATTTAAATAAAACAAAAGAAGAATTACAAAGTTTTAATGAAGAAATCGAAGCTTCTAATGAGCAACTGGTTTCATATAATGAAGAGCTTGTAGCTCAAAATGAGGAAATTGAAAATAATTACAAAGAAATCGAAAAAATGAACAATAAAATAAGAAATCTTGTTAGTATTCTTTCTGAGTTGGGTAAAAGCAATGAAAAAATCGATGATTTCTTTCAAAAATTTTTAGAAACTATGATATTAGAAATTCCAGAGTCGGATTATGGTAGTGTTTCAATTATAGAAAAAGAGGAATGGAGGTTTTTAACAGCTGTAGGTCATGATATAAATGGTTTAAAATCTCTTTCATTAAAAAAGGATTATGTATTTTTTTCTGAAGAGGTAACGGTTGTTGATAATATAATTTCTGAAAATTCAAAAAGGTGGCCTGAGAGTGTAGGTATTATGATAAATAAGTATGCTAAACCAACAAAATCAACTATGTTGAAAGCTATAAAAATAGATGACGATATATATTTGAATATTTCCTTAGATATACGTAAAGGAAATAGTGAGAAATTTTCTCAACAATCGTTTAAATTTTTTGATTCACTATTAAATTTAGCAAAGTTATTTTTGGTCAATAAGTTAAGAACAACCGAAATACAAAATGCCTATAACTCTTTTGCTAGCAAATTATCTATGTTAGCTGAATCACACGATGAGGATAGTAAGATGCATATTTACCGAGTAAGTGATTTATCAGCATTTTTTGCTGAAAAGTTACAATTAGGCAAAGAAGTAATAGAAAAAATTAGATCTTTTTCCCCTCTTCATGATGTGGGTAAACTTTTTATTTCACCTTTAATCCTTAATAAAAAAGATGAATTAAATGCAGAAGAATGGGAAGAAGTAAGGCATCATCCTTTGTTGGCAGATAATTTGCTAGAAGGAAAATATTTTGAAACAGCCAGAAAAATTGCCATATACCACCATGAAAGATTTGATGGAAGCGGGTATCCATTTGGGTTAAGAAATGGATTTATACCTATAGAAGCTCAAATAGTTGGAATTGTTGATGTATATGATGCATTGAGATCTAAGAGAAGTTATAAAGAACCTTACACACATAGACAAGCAGTAGAAATTATATTAAATGGAGATAACAGAACAAAACCTGAACATTTCAATCCAAAATTGTTAGAGATAATTAAAATGTATGATAAAGAGATGGAAGAGTTATATAAGAAATATGAAGGGTAGTGAAAAAGGTATATTTATTGGGAGGTAAAGTGGTGGAAAATTCCAATATTATTGAGAAAGATGTGCAAAGAAAAATATTACATTTTCAAAAAGCAGAAATAACTGAATACCGAATATACGAAAGATTATCAAAATCCGTGAAAGACCCAAATAATAAAAAGGTTCTTCAAAGTATTGCTGATGAAGAACTTAAACACTATAACTTCTGGAAAAGTTATACAAAAAAAGAATTGAAGCCAAATCTTTGGAGAGTTTTATTTTATTTTATTATATCAAAAATATTAGGATTAACTTTTGGATTAAAATTGTTAGAAAATGGTGAAGAGCAAGCCCAGGATGCATATGAAGATATCTCAAAAATCATACCTGAGGTTAAAAAAATTGAAAAAGAAGAGGGTAAACACGAAAAAGAACTTTTAGAAATGATAGAAGAAGAAAGATTGAATTATGTTGGATCCATAGTTTTAGGTTTAAACGACGCATTAGTAGAATTAACAGGAGCTTTAGCTGGTTTAACGTTTGCTCTGCAAAATGGTGTATTAATAGCTACTTCTGGCTTAATAACTGGAATTGCAGCTTCGTTGTCTATGGGGGCATCTGAATATTTGTCAAAAAGGGCAGAAAATGATGATAGGGCTTTAAAATCTGCTATTTATACAGGAATAACATATTTAATTACAGTGGCATTGTTAATTTTGCCATATTTATTGATGCCCACATTTTATTTTCTTAGTTTAATTATAACTTTAATAATAGCTGTTATAATAATATTAGTTTTTAATTTCTATATTTCTGTTGCCAAAGATCTAAATTTCAAAAGTAGGTTCTTTGAGATGGCAGGAATCAGTTTGGGTGTTGCGGGTTTAACTTTTTTTATTGGATTTTTAGTTAGAATAACCCTAGGCGTGTCGATATAATATAGCAAAAGGGGGAATTTAATTTGAAAAAGATAAGTACAAAGATTATTTTGTCTTCTACTATATTAATAGTTGTAGTAGTTGGGATCATTAGCTTTGTTTCAATTCTTAGATCGACAAATCTCCTTGAAACTTATGCACTTAGTGGAGTTGATAGCTTATCTGAAAGTATTGCATCTGATTTAAATTCACAAATCAGGATTATTGAGGTTGTTGTGGATAATTTAAGTGAATCAGCTTTCTTTGGTTTCGATCCTTTTTTAGCAAGTTTTTCAAACAAAGAAGTTGTTAAATTTATGGATAAAGTTAAAGAAGTACCTAAGAAATTTTCAGAAAAAGTTGAAGGTAGTTTGGCTTCTTTTATCGTTTTTAATCCTGATATGTTGCGTACCAAAGAATTATTTTCTTTATATTATATTGAAAATGAAGATAAAAATATAGAAAATGAATATTTAAAATATGATGAATCTTTTAATTCTGAAAATGAAAAATATCAATGGTTTTTTAAAGCAAGAGATAAAGCAGAAGGGATTTGGACAGATATATATTATGATGAGTATTTACAATCAGATGTTATAACTTATTCAACTCCATATTTTGATCCAAAAGATGGTACTTTTGTTGGTGTTGTTGGTATGATATTCCCATTACAATATTTTTCGTCTCTTCTTCAAAAAGATTTAGGTTATAATAATTCCTATTTATTTTTAACGAATGATAATTTTGATGTAATTACTCATCCTTTTTATAATCCTAAAAAAAACATATCTGAAGAATTATCTAATCACTTAGAAACAATAAAATCTGATTCAATTGGGAACTTTGAAAGTTTTGATGATGGACAAAAAACACTTGTAAGTTATTCAAATTTAGAAAATGGTTGGATAGTTTATTTAAGCTTGAATGAAGAAGAGATTTATAAAGAAATAAATGATTTAACTTTTGTGATTGTTTTACTGACCATAATAGGAATAATTATAGCAATAATAGTTGCTTATTTTGTAGGAAAAGGAATATCAAAACCTATAAAAAATTTCTCTGATGTTCTTTTAAAATTTGGTCAAGGTGATCTTGATGTTGAATTTGAAACCAAATCCAAAGACGAAATAGGGGAAATGGCTAAATCTTTTGACAAAATGAAAGATAATTTAAAAGAAATTATTCTAGCTATTAAAAGTGCTTCAAATGAAGTTGAAATGTCTTCTAAAGAATTAAAAAAAGACTCACAAGAGTTTAATAATATTGCTCAAGAAAGTTTAATTAAAGCTGAAAATATAGAAGTAGTTTCCGAAGATAGTGCTTCATCAGTTGAAGAAATCACTTCAGGAATTGAAGAAATTGCATCATCAGCTCAAAGTTTATCTAATGCTGCTCAAGAATTATCTAATTTAGCGCAAACAACCCAAAATCAGGCAAATAAAGGAATGAGCAGTATAAACAATATTGTAACTAAAATAGAAAAAGGTGTTCGTCAGTCAGAAGAAACAAAAGAAAATGTATCTAATCTTCTTGAAAAGGCTGAGAATATTGAAAGTATTATCGAAACAATAAATTCTATTACTGAACAAACTAATTTATTGGCTTTAAATGCTGCTATCGAAGCAGCAAGAGCGGGAGAAGCTGGAAGAGGATTTGCTGTAGTGGCTGATGAAATAAGAAAATTAGCGGAGGAAAGTGCTAAAGCCACCGGTGAAATTGCAAATATATTAGATGATTTAAAAGACAGTACAAAAAATGTAAATGACTCTACTAATATGACAGTAAATACAATTTCCGAAATAAATTCAGAGGCTAATAATATTCAAGAACAGTTTAGAAACATTTTAAATCAAATAAATAATATGATTTCCGAAGTTGAAAACGTAACTGCTAGTTCAGAAGAACAAGGTGCAAGTACCCAAGAAATGAGTTCTTCAATGGAAAGAATAGCTAGGACCGTTAACGAAACAAGCGATAGAATAAAGGAGATTAAATCACTAATTCAAAATCAATCGGCTAAAACAAATTCTCTTAATGAAAAAGCCTTCGAATTAGAAAAGATTTCCAAAAATTTAAATTTAGAAATTTCAAAGTTTAAATCTGGAGGTTTGTAAAAGGAGGAATAGAAAGAATAAGAAAAATTCTAATTATAAATATTTTACTAATTTTCATTTTTTCTTTAGTTTATGGTGGAACTACTTTAAGGGTAAATGGTTTTTTAAACTTATACAATAATGTATATCAAACTGTTCCTTTCTATCGTTTTGTCAATTCAACAGAAGGAATAGGTTTGGATTATATAAAAGAATTACTATTGACCGATAAATATGTTCCAGAAGAAAAAGCAGAAGATTTTTTAAATTCTACTATAGTATTTTATTCTGAAAAAAACTATGATGTAAAAGAGTT
It encodes:
- a CDS encoding HD domain-containing phosphohydrolase — its product is MSSKSRLGSFLFLLVLFLLPVYFFASKSILILNSYNPGFSWSDSELEGLKTVLDNVEDLEFYVEYMDTKRFGDEESLIFFREYLEKKFVGFNFDIILTLDNNAFDFVLDNYEALFKPTPIIYGGINYYQDYDLDHLNFASGVVEKHDIYETLELALKLQPSTENIYIVVDNNTKTGMLFKNELHNEIIPNYPNINFIFLTESLEQIKENLLNPLDNSLVLLLSYSRDEHGNFYDYNEIGEYMNQFKNIPIYTTASVYMNYDVLGGKITSAFDQGKIMGEIALKVLQGNDISGLPRVYFPKNEYVFNFLELERLGITAHQLPPDSIILNQPLSFHERNPIIFWIMIILTPTFIGFFYLITEDNRKLKVIIEDLNKTKEELQSFNEEIEASNEQLVSYNEELVAQNEEIENNYKEIEKMNNKIRNLVSILSELGKSNEKIDDFFQKFLETMILEIPESDYGSVSIIEKEEWRFLTAVGHDINGLKSLSLKKDYVFFSEEVTVVDNIISENSKRWPESVGIMINKYAKPTKSTMLKAIKIDDDIYLNISLDIRKGNSEKFSQQSFKFFDSLLNLAKLFLVNKLRTTEIQNAYNSFASKLSMLAESHDEDSKMHIYRVSDLSAFFAEKLQLGKEVIEKIRSFSPLHDVGKLFISPLILNKKDELNAEEWEEVRHHPLLADNLLEGKYFETARKIAIYHHERFDGSGYPFGLRNGFIPIEAQIVGIVDVYDALRSKRSYKEPYTHRQAVEIILNGDNRTKPEHFNPKLLEIIKMYDKEMEELYKKYEG
- a CDS encoding methyl-accepting chemotaxis protein, producing the protein MKKISTKIILSSTILIVVVVGIISFVSILRSTNLLETYALSGVDSLSESIASDLNSQIRIIEVVVDNLSESAFFGFDPFLASFSNKEVVKFMDKVKEVPKKFSEKVEGSLASFIVFNPDMLRTKELFSLYYIENEDKNIENEYLKYDESFNSENEKYQWFFKARDKAEGIWTDIYYDEYLQSDVITYSTPYFDPKDGTFVGVVGMIFPLQYFSSLLQKDLGYNNSYLFLTNDNFDVITHPFYNPKKNISEELSNHLETIKSDSIGNFESFDDGQKTLVSYSNLENGWIVYLSLNEEEIYKEINDLTFVIVLLTIIGIIIAIIVAYFVGKGISKPIKNFSDVLLKFGQGDLDVEFETKSKDEIGEMAKSFDKMKDNLKEIILAIKSASNEVEMSSKELKKDSQEFNNIAQESLIKAENIEVVSEDSASSVEEITSGIEEIASSAQSLSNAAQELSNLAQTTQNQANKGMSSINNIVTKIEKGVRQSEETKENVSNLLEKAENIESIIETINSITEQTNLLALNAAIEAARAGEAGRGFAVVADEIRKLAEESAKATGEIANILDDLKDSTKNVNDSTNMTVNTISEINSEANNIQEQFRNILNQINNMISEVENVTASSEEQGASTQEMSSSMERIARTVNETSDRIKEIKSLIQNQSAKTNSLNEKAFELEKISKNLNLEISKFKSGGL
- a CDS encoding VIT1/CCC1 transporter family protein, with translation MENSNIIEKDVQRKILHFQKAEITEYRIYERLSKSVKDPNNKKVLQSIADEELKHYNFWKSYTKKELKPNLWRVLFYFIISKILGLTFGLKLLENGEEQAQDAYEDISKIIPEVKKIEKEEGKHEKELLEMIEEERLNYVGSIVLGLNDALVELTGALAGLTFALQNGVLIATSGLITGIAASLSMGASEYLSKRAENDDRALKSAIYTGITYLITVALLILPYLLMPTFYFLSLIITLIIAVIIILVFNFYISVAKDLNFKSRFFEMAGISLGVAGLTFFIGFLVRITLGVSI